CATATCCCGACTGCTTAAGTACTCCTTTAACCATCTCCTTGGTCTTATATCCGGCATGGTCAGAGGCAACAGCAATTTTCCCGGCGTTTTTTATTTCATTTAACATATAATCTTCTCCAAGGCATTTTGTATTTTATCGGCACATTTTCGGTAGCCTTCTTTCCCGGTCATAATCGGGTCTTCAATGTCATTCCCATCCTGGTTAAGAAGCTTCATCCGTTCCGTAATAAGCGGCGCCCACTCTCTCAATGTGGTAAAATGCCCCCTGGTCATTACGTAAATCTCATCCGCCTCTTCAAGCATCGACAAGGTCACCGGCTGGGAAAGGTGATTCCTGATATCCACGTCATTCTCCTTCATCAATTCAATGGCCGTGCCCGAAGCCGGGCTATTATAGATTGCCGATGTGCCGGCTGAAATAATCTTATAACCATTTTCTTCCAGTTTTGAGACGGGTGTTTTTAGACGGGCTGCTAACATCTTCCTGAATAATCCCATGGCCATCGGACTGCGGCAGGTATTACCTGAACAGACAAAAACAATCATCTTATAAGTCAGGCGCCGGATATTATCTTCAGTGATAGAACCCTGACGCATTATCTCAAATTTGTTATCCGCTGTAACTTTGACAACCGTGGAAGAGACGCCTATTTTAGATGGACCGGCGTCAATAATAACATCAACTTGCTCATTTAATGTTTTTATAACTGTTTGGGCATCAGCCGGCGCGGGCCGGTCTGCAAGATTGGCGCTTGAAGCAATCACCACCACTTTAGAGAGTTTAATCAGGTCTTGCGCAATAATATGGTTAGGCACCCTTAAACCAACCCAGCCGCCTTTGGAATCAGGCAGGACCAGCGTCAGCGGTCCGGGCCAGAACGCCTTCATCAGACGAAGCGCCAGTCGGGGCACGGTCGAGGTATGGCAATAAACATCATCGGCGGACGCTAAATGAATGGTAAAAGGCCTGGTTTCAGGGCTGTTTTTTGCTTCATAGAGCCGTTTTACGGCCGAAGGGATATTGGCATTCGTGCCGAGTCCATAAACGGTTTCGGTCGGGAACACCACCAGACCGCCTCCTGAAAGAACCCTTGCCACATTGGATAAAATACCTGTTCGGTAATTCTTAATGTCTATCTTAATAATTTCTGCTGGCAAAATAAATACTCCTATATGGATTTTATAATACTAACTTTAGCAATCCTGTCAATCTATTTCTCATTCAACCGGCCGTATTACCGGGATTAGCCGTTTGAGGTAGCGCTCTTGGGCATTAAGGATGCCATTATTACTCCTCACCACCACTATTATACAAGGTATCAGGAGACGGTAGATACCCCCTATACCCTACCCCCTCCCCCCGGGTACCCCCCTCCAGTGGCTACTATTTGAACCTCCAGCATCCAGTGTTTGAGCATCCTGCATACCCTGGTTAAACCTCCTGCCTACCATGGTTTAACCTCCTGCCTACCCTGGTTAAACCTCCTGCCTACCCTGATTAAACCTCCTGCTTACCATGGTTAAGCCTACTGCCTACCCTGGTTAAGCCTCCTGCCTACCCCGGTTTAACCTCTTGCCTACCCTGGTTTAACCTCCTGCCTACCCTAGTTAAGCCTCCTGCCTACCATGGTTGAGCCTACTGCCTACCCTGGTTAAGCCTCCTGCCTACCCCGGTTTAACCTCCTGCCTACCCTGGTTAAACCTCCTGCCTACCCTGATTAAACCTCCTGCCTACCCTGATTAAACATCCTGCATACCCTGAGTAAACATCCTGCATACATGGTTTAACCAGTAGCACACCTTGGTAATTTTTATGGATGTTTCAGCGGCTACTTTAGGAGCTGGTATAAATCATAAACTGATTTATTGACTTATAAAAGGCGGGAAATCACGAAAAACGGCCTCTAAGAAACAGTCCGTTTAATCTGAATAAGTGTGCTAAGAAGCCCGGGAAGGTCTTTGAGGGCCAGGGAATTCGGGCCGTCGCAGAGCGCTCTATCGGGTTGAGGATAGACCTCAAAGAACACGCCATCTGCCCCGGATGCTACCGCAGCCCGCGCCAAATACGGTATCATCTGCCGGTTACCGCCGGATTTACCCTTTGCCCCACCGGGTATTTGGGCGCTGTGCGTGGCATCATAAATCACCGGATAACCAAACGCCTTCATTACCGGTATGGCCCGCATATCATTGACCAGGTTATGATAACCGAATGAGGTGCCCCGTTCCGTAATGATAATCTTATTATTACCAGTGCTTTTTACCTTTTCTATCAGATAGATTATGTCTTCGGGAGCCAGAAACTGGCCTTTTTTGATATTTACCGGCTTACCGGTTTTACCGGCGGCAATCAGCAAATCGGTCTGCCTGCACAAAAGCGCCGGTATCTGGATTATATCCAGAACCCCGGCGGCCTGTTTTACATCTTCCTTGCAATGGACATCAGAAAGCACCGGAATATCTAACTGTTTTTTTACTTTAGCAAGTATCTCTAAACCCTTTTTTAAACCAACTCCGCGATATGAGCGGTGGCTTAACCGATTGGCTTTATCATAGGACGCCTTAAAGATAAAAGGTATCCTGGTTTCTGAAGCGATGTTTTTAAGCGCCTCGGCTATCTGGAAGGTGAGTTTTTCATTCTCGATTATACAGGGCCCGGCAATAAGAAATAACCGGGAATCTCCGATTATGGCATCACTTATTTTTATTCTCATCTTATTATCCCCTTCGTTTTACTACTGGATAAAAGCCAGTAATTCACTGCGTTCAAACTGGCTTTAATCGTCAGGAGGAAACATGAAGGTTGGCGAGTTTTTAAGCCACCATTCCTCCCATCGCTTGGTACCGCTTGAAAGTTCGGACTCATTACTATAATATTTATAATCCAGTGTTACGCCGGCAATCTTACTTAAAAGACTAAAGGCAATAGCTCTTTTATTGGGATCTGATTTCTTGAGAAAGTCAATCAAAACCGGCACGCCTCTTTTATCTTTCAGCTTAACCAGCGCTTCAGCCACGGCAAATATAAAATCATCGTCATCCCCCGAGAGATAGCCGCTTAATTCATCCACTACTGAATAGTTTTTAAGATTGCCCAGGATGCGGGCGGCAGAAATCCTCAAGGAAAGGTCCTTTAGAGAAGGAAGCAACAGGGGCGTGGCATCATCCACTAAAAGTCCGCTGAAGACCAATTCTACCCGGGTATGATAATCAGGGTCCGGTTTTTTCAGCGCCTCGATAAGGGCCAAAACCGACCTTTTGCCGAATTTACGCAGTTCAAAAGCAAGCTTATTGGTATCGCAAGACGGATTGGCTAATTCCTGGAGTAATTTAGTGAGCCGTTCGGTCTGCGATTGTTCGGGTGAAAGAGACGGGGAACGCATCTCCATTAATTCCTTTCGCAAGACCCCCATCTCAAATCTGAGCGACTCCATATCTTTTTGCTGTTTATTAAAACGCTGGTTTAAATCATATGCCTCTTTGGCGAGAACGGCTATTTTCTGTTCCAATTCCATTGTTCTGTCATCCCGCTGCTTAAGCTGATTACTGTAAGAGCAGGAGGCCAGAAGCGTTGAGAGTGCCAATATTACTGCTATAAAAGGCTTGCTGTTCATTTAATAACAACCTGATTTACCTGTCCCGGTAACTTTCCGGTAACTTTTCCGATATTATAGGCGTTATATTTCACCTTTTTCAACCGGCGAATAATGGCTGAAGCATAGAATTTATCGACTATAATAACCAGGCCTATACCCATATTAAAAACCCGTTGCATCTCTTCCGGTGCAATATTGCCGGTCTTTTGAATCAACGAGAAAATAGGCGGAAGCGGGAAGGCATCGGCATTAATCTCTACGCAGACATTCTTGGGCAATACCCGGGGAATGTTTTCCACCAGCCCGCCGCCGGTAATATGGGCTATTCCCTTAACTGCCTTTTTACAGCTGTAATTCCGCAAAATATGTTTGACTGCTTTTGCATAAATTATGGTGGGCTTCAGGAGTTCTTCGCCAAGGGTGCAGCCAAGTTCAGGACTATGTGATTGCAGTTTATTTACCTCCTCTTTATGCGAAAGACCCTCCAGAAAAACCCGCCGTACCAGGGAATAACCATTGGAATGCAGCCCCGAAGACGATAACCCAATCACCACATCGCCGGGCTTGATGTATTTGCCTGTAATAACCTTATGTTTATCCACCAGGCCCACGGCAAAACCGGCCAAGTCGTATTCTGATGGCGGATAGAAATCCGGCATTTCAGCGGTCTCGCCGCCCAGAAGAGCACAACCGGATTGCTCACAACCGGCGACAATCCCCTTGATAATATCAACGATTATTTTCTCGTTCACCCGGCCACAGGAAATATAATCAAGGAAGAAAAGCGGTTCGGCGC
The genomic region above belongs to Planctomycetota bacterium and contains:
- a CDS encoding phosphoribosylformylglycinamidine cyclo-ligase; this translates as MLTYKSAGVDTTKKDGVIDEIIRLSRKTYDPRVIDHPWGFAGLFSLFPKTGVSRRDKSHTAPLFARSYKSPTLVACSDGVGTKLKIAFLLNKHDTIGIDLVAMSINDLIVTGAEPLFFLDYISCGRVNEKIIVDIIKGIVAGCEQSGCALLGGETAEMPDFYPPSEYDLAGFAVGLVDKHKVITGKYIKPGDVVIGLSSSGLHSNGYSLVRRVFLEGLSHKEEVNKLQSHSPELGCTLGEELLKPTIIYAKAVKHILRNYSCKKAVKGIAHITGGGLVENIPRVLPKNVCVEINADAFPLPPIFSLIQKTGNIAPEEMQRVFNMGIGLVIIVDKFYASAIIRRLKKVKYNAYNIGKVTGKLPGQVNQVVIK
- the kdsA gene encoding 3-deoxy-8-phosphooctulonate synthase is translated as MRIKISDAIIGDSRLFLIAGPCIIENEKLTFQIAEALKNIASETRIPFIFKASYDKANRLSHRSYRGVGLKKGLEILAKVKKQLDIPVLSDVHCKEDVKQAAGVLDIIQIPALLCRQTDLLIAAGKTGKPVNIKKGQFLAPEDIIYLIEKVKSTGNNKIIITERGTSFGYHNLVNDMRAIPVMKAFGYPVIYDATHSAQIPGGAKGKSGGNRQMIPYLARAAVASGADGVFFEVYPQPDRALCDGPNSLALKDLPGLLSTLIQIKRTVS
- a CDS encoding HEAT repeat domain-containing protein, encoding MNSKPFIAVILALSTLLASCSYSNQLKQRDDRTMELEQKIAVLAKEAYDLNQRFNKQQKDMESLRFEMGVLRKELMEMRSPSLSPEQSQTERLTKLLQELANPSCDTNKLAFELRKFGKRSVLALIEALKKPDPDYHTRVELVFSGLLVDDATPLLLPSLKDLSLRISAARILGNLKNYSVVDELSGYLSGDDDDFIFAVAEALVKLKDKRGVPVLIDFLKKSDPNKRAIAFSLLSKIAGVTLDYKYYSNESELSSGTKRWEEWWLKNSPTFMFPPDD
- a CDS encoding threonylcarbamoyl-AMP synthase, which produces MPAEIIKIDIKNYRTGILSNVARVLSGGGLVVFPTETVYGLGTNANIPSAVKRLYEAKNSPETRPFTIHLASADDVYCHTSTVPRLALRLMKAFWPGPLTLVLPDSKGGWVGLRVPNHIIAQDLIKLSKVVVIASSANLADRPAPADAQTVIKTLNEQVDVIIDAGPSKIGVSSTVVKVTADNKFEIMRQGSITEDNIRRLTYKMIVFVCSGNTCRSPMAMGLFRKMLAARLKTPVSKLEENGYKIISAGTSAIYNSPASGTAIELMKENDVDIRNHLSQPVTLSMLEEADEIYVMTRGHFTTLREWAPLITERMKLLNQDGNDIEDPIMTGKEGYRKCADKIQNALEKIIC